One Pseudobacteroides sp. genomic window, TTTTTGCCAAAACTGCTGTTGGAAGCACCGCAGTGAGGACAATATTTATAATTATTCCTGAACTTTTTGCCGCAGATTTGGCAAGGGCAAGCTTTTGCCCACACCCTTGTAACAATAAGATATATAATTAGATTTGAAGGTACATTCAACAAACCGAAAAATCCCCATATCCATTTATTCTCTCCCCTTTTGGAGGCATCATTAAAAATCCAAGCTCCCTGGATAAAAAGCAGGATAAACAAAGGAATCAACATCCAACTCGAAAATGAATCATTCATATTACATCCTCCTTTAATCGACTCTCTCTTACAAATGCAAGTAAACTGAAGGGTGCTAAAAGAAAGACTACTCCATAGCCATAAAACAGATATTTTCCGTAGCCCTTATATACAAGAACAGAAATAACTGCCATTATTCCAACAGATATTGAAAGAAAAATTATCAAATCAATAATATTTCTCTTTTTTGCTGTATTATCATCCACAGTCGCAAATGCATTGTTGATAAGAGAATTATCAACTGAAAAGTCCATTTCCAAATGATCCAAGCCACTCCCCAGCTCTTCCAATTCACTTAAAAACTCACGGCAATTGCTGCAATTTTCAAGATGAGCTTTGATTTCATTACTTATATCCGATTCGCCATAATATATATCAATAAGAATACCCTCATATTCTTTACAGCATTTGCTCATTTGAAATTCCTCCGTCTAAAACCGATTTTAACTTCTTTATCGAATAGTGAATCCTCGACCTCACTGTCCCGACAGGACAGTGCAATATAGTCGAAATCTCCTCGTAGCTGTAATTGTAATAATGCTTAAGGATAAAAGCCTGCCTCATCTCTGCGGGAATACCTGCCAATGCCTTCTTTAATACCGTCAGTTTTTCCCTTGTAATCACAGCATTCTCCACATCTTCTCCTGCGTCCAAGTCGACGATTTCATCTATGTCCTCATAGGTGTGGCCCTTTTTCTTGACAGTATCCTTAAACAAGTTGGATGCTATGGAAATCATCCAAGTAGAAAACTTGGATTCACCCTTAAACTTTTTTATATTAATAATAGCCCTGGTCATAGTGTCCTGTGTCAAATCCTTTGCCAAGTCTTCATCCATGGTGAGCTTAAAAAGATAACCGTAGACCATCTTATAATTGACCGTTAGAAGGCTTTCAAGGGCATTTCTGTCACCGGATTTTGCTAATCCAAGCAGTTCAGTTTCCAGCACTTGTTATACCTCTTTCTTTAATTAATATAGAATTCCTCCAAAAAAGCATAAAAGCATCATTATACCAACTCGGTTTTCTTAAGTTTATATGCTGCCAGCAAATTAAGCACTGTAACAGCTATAAAGAGCACAGCCATAGTTATAATTGAATCGCCCTGTAATCCAGCCTTGAACGAGTTAGCTTCTTCTAAAATATTTGTAGGAAAAAACCTTTTAAAGCTAAATATCCCTTCCGCAGCACGCATTAAAAAAACTGACACAAGTGTGAAAATACCTGCAACAAATGCCTTCTGGAACAAGCTGCTGAAAAAGGTAACAACACTTAAAACAAATATAAAATACATTCCAAACAATGCACCAGCTTTTAATACAGGAATTATACCAAAGCTATTTTCAAATATTATGCCTGAATAATAGTAGGCTGTCAACATTCCTATCATCGAAGCCACGAATAATGATATTCCATAAAGTATAAATTTTCCTCCCACTATGCCATAAACATTACATCCTATCGAAACAGGCATGGTCAGTGTCTTATTATTCTTTTCACCTGAAATTATCCCTGATATTGCCAGCACTATTACAATAGTACTAATCTGGAAGAGATCCTTAGTATAATTGGTCATAGCCATAAATTGATCAAATTTCATCTGGCTGAGATCAATCATGCTCATCTGGCTCTTTAAAATATGGGGCAGAAGCTTTAGCATAGCAGGATCTGCCAATGCAAAAAACATGAAGGCAGCCGCAATTATTATAAACTTATGGGTTCTTGATGCTTCAAGCATCTCTTTTCTTAAAAACGCATTTAAGCTTTTCAATTTATTTCACCACCTTCATAAATATTTCTTCAAGACTATTCCTTCTTAAATTGATCGAAGTAATAAATACATTCAATCCTGCAATTTCCCTGAGCAAATTCTGAGAATCCTTTTCCAGGTCTTTTATAGTTACACTTATCTTATTATCCTGAGTATCAACTTTCTCAACATAATCCAGCTTCATAAAGTTGTCGGCTAAATTACGGCCTGGCTTCTTTGCAAACTCTATGTCATATACAGGCTGTACATACTTTGCCATAAGAGAGTCCAATCTCTCCTCGACAACAATCCTGCCGTCGTGTATTATTCCGACCCTGTCGCAAATTCTTTCTATATCATTTAATATATGTGTCGATAAAAATACCGTTTTGCCGTGATCCTTTAGTTCCTCAATAATATTTACCATGTCTAGCCTTCCTTCGGGGTCCAGTGCTGATGAAGGCTCATCTAAAAGATATACATGGGGGTCATGGTACATGGCAACTGCAAGACCAAGCCTCTGCTTCATACCTCTGGAATAGCCTCCTATAGGTCTTTTGGCTGCCTTACTTAGCCCCACTCTTTCAAGGAGATCTGTGCTTTTTTCTTTTATAGTATTTCCCGTGTCTCCCCCTATACGGCCGATAAAATCGAAATACTCCCATGCATTCATATAGGGATAAAACTTAGGATCTTCAGGTAAGTAGCCGATATCTTTGTTTTGCAGACCTTTACCGGAACTATCTCTTCCATTTATAATACATTTACCTGACTGAAAACCGATAAGTCCTGCAAGGATATTCATGGTTGTTGATTTGCCAACACCGTTATGCCCTATAAATCCATATATTTCTCCTCTATGAACTTCTATATTGAGTCCCTTAAGAACCTTATGGCCTTTGTAACTTTTATAGAGGTTCTCTATTCTAATCATTGTTCCACCTCTTTCTTCCCAATATAAGGTATATAATTGACCCCATCGTTCCCGTTGCAGCAATTATTATCCAAATAGCCCTATTTAAATTCTGTGTACCCTTTCTCAAGATATCAACCAGGCAATATATGAATAAGCCTACTTGAACAGCTATTACAGGTATCAAAAGTTTTATTAATTCCATATTACTAATATCATTCATTTTAAATACACTCCTTTTGCTTATTTGTTAATGTGACGACTGAATGAGGAAATAGTTCAAAGAATTTTAAAATTATTTTTAGCATTTTAAATGCAAAAAACACTTTGGATAACCAGATATCCAAAGTGTTTTTTCATTCATGCCTTAACATGCTACAATAGAGCAAATAAAGTATCTTTTATTATTTATAATCATTCTATGCTTTCTTTTATTTAATTCGCATACAGTAAGCTCTTTTTGCTTTCTGTCGGAGACGTCAAAAACTTCAATCTTAGCTCCGTCATGAATTACTTTATTGTAGAACATATCTGCTCTTTCACTCTTAAAACACCCTTTGCCAATTAAAACATTTCTCACGGGTGTTACCTTTAAAACTGTCATAGTAATATCAACCCTTTCAAATTTCCTAACCTACTTTAAATGACTTACTGAATCTGTTTGCATAGCTGCTTGCCACGAAGGATTCAGGCTTAATTTTTGCATCAATACCGATCCCTTCGAAGTATCCAACCATTTCCCTAATAAACTTTCTTGTTTCGCCATTTTTTCCTATATCTATATGTGCCTCCAAGCTGCACTGAAAATTCTTATACTTGGCACTGAAATCTTCAAGAGAGTCCATTAACTGCTCATTCAACATGTGTGCAATTTCATAAGTTAAAAGTGTTTCCTTTGATATCTTCTCCTTTAAATTTCTATAAGCCTTAGTCTCAAGCCTTTTGCTTATGCAGCACCAGGCCCCTTTCCCTATCATATGGATATGGATACCTGTTGCAAAGCAGGTGTTTCTTCCTCTAACCTGGGAGTCTGTACCTACTGCTATCCGGAATATATTATCCGGATTAATCCTGATGAAGTATTTAATACTTGCAACTACATCAGAGAAACTCATGTTTTTTTGTGTTGAGTTAAAAAACCTCATGTTTTCACCACCTGTTTAGTATTAGTTATATTAATAAAAACAAAAATAAGCAGCTAAATCTTTTTCAGACTTAGCTGCCCTTTTTAGTAAAATGCATTTATTTCATTACCTGATTAACTTCGCTCAAAATTTAATCGGACTCTGCATTTAT contains:
- a CDS encoding sigma-70 family RNA polymerase sigma factor, coding for MLETELLGLAKSGDRNALESLLTVNYKMVYGYLFKLTMDEDLAKDLTQDTMTRAIINIKKFKGESKFSTWMISIASNLFKDTVKKKGHTYEDIDEIVDLDAGEDVENAVITREKLTVLKKALAGIPAEMRQAFILKHYYNYSYEEISTILHCPVGTVRSRIHYSIKKLKSVLDGGISNEQML
- a CDS encoding ABC transporter ATP-binding protein, yielding MIRIENLYKSYKGHKVLKGLNIEVHRGEIYGFIGHNGVGKSTTMNILAGLIGFQSGKCIINGRDSSGKGLQNKDIGYLPEDPKFYPYMNAWEYFDFIGRIGGDTGNTIKEKSTDLLERVGLSKAAKRPIGGYSRGMKQRLGLAVAMYHDPHVYLLDEPSSALDPEGRLDMVNIIEELKDHGKTVFLSTHILNDIERICDRVGIIHDGRIVVEERLDSLMAKYVQPVYDIEFAKKPGRNLADNFMKLDYVEKVDTQDNKISVTIKDLEKDSQNLLREIAGLNVFITSINLRRNSLEEIFMKVVK
- a CDS encoding PLDc N-terminal domain-containing protein, giving the protein MNDISNMELIKLLIPVIAVQVGLFIYCLVDILRKGTQNLNRAIWIIIAATGTMGSIIYLILGRKRWNND
- a CDS encoding ribonuclease H-like YkuK family protein, encoding MRFFNSTQKNMSFSDVVASIKYFIRINPDNIFRIAVGTDSQVRGRNTCFATGIHIHMIGKGAWCCISKRLETKAYRNLKEKISKETLLTYEIAHMLNEQLMDSLEDFSAKYKNFQCSLEAHIDIGKNGETRKFIREMVGYFEGIGIDAKIKPESFVASSYANRFSKSFKVG